The following are from one region of the Achromobacter xylosoxidans genome:
- a CDS encoding aldo/keto reductase has product MAKVPAMQLNDGGKIPQLGLGVWQVPNDQAAASVKEALAAGYRSVDTAAIYGNEAGVGAGLRAAGVARKDLYVTTKLWNDRHGYDEAHKAMDESLEKLGLAYVDLYLIHWPVAGSTKFLDAWKAMIEMKEDGRARSIGVSNFTQANLERLLDASGVTPAVNQVELHPGFTQQALRAFHAKHGIATESWSPLAQGGVAKDKVILELARKHGKSPAQVTLRWHLQHDLIVIPKSVTPARIRENIDVFDFELSAADMAAIDGIKQGARLGPDPETFGK; this is encoded by the coding sequence ATGGCGAAAGTACCGGCAATGCAATTGAACGACGGCGGCAAGATTCCCCAGCTGGGCCTGGGCGTCTGGCAGGTGCCGAACGATCAGGCCGCCGCAAGCGTGAAAGAGGCGCTGGCGGCAGGCTACCGCTCGGTGGACACCGCGGCCATCTATGGCAACGAGGCTGGCGTGGGCGCGGGCTTGCGCGCGGCCGGCGTGGCGCGCAAGGATCTGTACGTCACGACCAAGCTCTGGAACGACAGGCACGGCTACGACGAGGCCCATAAGGCCATGGACGAGAGCCTCGAAAAGCTGGGCCTGGCCTATGTGGACCTGTACCTGATCCATTGGCCCGTCGCCGGCAGCACGAAGTTCCTGGATGCCTGGAAGGCCATGATCGAAATGAAGGAAGACGGCCGCGCGCGCTCGATCGGCGTGTCCAACTTCACCCAGGCCAACCTGGAGCGGCTGCTCGACGCGTCCGGCGTGACGCCGGCCGTGAACCAGGTGGAACTGCACCCCGGCTTCACCCAGCAGGCGCTGCGGGCTTTCCACGCCAAGCACGGCATCGCGACGGAGTCATGGAGCCCCTTGGCCCAGGGCGGCGTGGCCAAGGACAAGGTCATCCTGGAATTGGCCAGGAAGCACGGCAAGTCGCCGGCCCAGGTGACGCTGCGCTGGCATCTGCAGCACGATCTGATCGTGATCCCGAAGTCGGTGACGCCCGCCCGCATCCGCGAGAACATCGACGTCTTCGACTTCGAACTGTCGGCGGCCGACATGGCCGCCATCGACGGCATCAAGCAAGGCGCGCGCCTGGGGCCGGACCCCGAGACCTTCGGCAAATAA
- a CDS encoding ABCB family ABC transporter ATP-binding protein/permease, which yields MNAPDTRPERRGGFSTLRTLFPYLWPPGETGLKTRVIAALLCLFAAKVATVYVPLLYKHAIDELGQGAPGSVTVPLGLILAYGTARVLSLLFSELRDAIFARVGQHAIRAVGLQVFRHLHALALRFHLTRQTGGLNRAIERGTKGIQTLLSFLLFSILPTFFEIGLVCVVLWKMFDIWLALATGATVTLYMAYTLLVTEWRAKFRRQMNETDSEANTKAIESLLNYETVKYFGNEEHEARRYDASLKRYERAAVRSQVSLSILNIGQAAIISVGLTLVMWMAATGIAEGRYTLGDFVLVNTYLLQLYQPLSFFGFVYREIKQAIIDMERMFELLGQDREVADRPDAQPLRVAGGAVEFRDVHFGYDARRPILKGVSFTIPAGRTVAVVGTSGAGKSTIARLLFRFYDADGGAILIDGQDVRSVTQASLRAAIGVVPQDTVLFNDTILYNIGYGRPGASEEEIQAAARLAHIHDLIMAMPDGYQTMVGERGLKLSGGEKQRVAIARTILKNPPIFLFDEATSALDTHTEREIQANLREVSQGRSTLIIAHRLSTVADADEIIVLAEGRIVERGRHAQLLAQDGIYAGMWARQQQSALTGAPD from the coding sequence ATGAACGCTCCTGACACGCGGCCCGAGCGCCGCGGCGGCTTTTCCACCCTGCGCACCCTCTTTCCCTATCTCTGGCCGCCCGGCGAGACGGGCCTGAAAACGCGGGTGATCGCGGCCCTGCTGTGCCTGTTCGCGGCCAAGGTGGCCACGGTCTATGTCCCGCTGCTGTACAAGCACGCCATCGACGAGCTGGGCCAGGGCGCCCCGGGTTCCGTCACCGTGCCGCTGGGCCTGATCCTGGCCTATGGCACGGCCCGGGTGCTTTCGCTGCTGTTCTCGGAACTGCGCGATGCCATCTTCGCGCGCGTCGGGCAGCACGCCATCCGCGCGGTCGGCCTGCAGGTCTTTCGCCACTTGCATGCGCTGGCGCTGCGCTTTCACCTGACGCGCCAGACCGGCGGCCTGAACCGCGCCATCGAGCGCGGCACCAAGGGCATCCAGACCCTGCTGTCGTTCCTGCTCTTCAGCATCCTGCCGACCTTCTTCGAGATCGGGCTGGTCTGCGTGGTGCTGTGGAAGATGTTCGACATCTGGCTGGCGCTGGCCACCGGCGCCACCGTCACGCTGTACATGGCGTACACGCTGCTGGTCACGGAATGGCGCGCCAAGTTCCGGCGCCAGATGAACGAAACCGACTCCGAGGCCAACACCAAGGCCATCGAGAGCCTGCTGAACTACGAGACGGTCAAATACTTCGGCAACGAGGAACACGAGGCGCGCCGCTACGACGCGTCGCTCAAGCGCTATGAACGCGCCGCCGTGCGCAGCCAGGTCAGCCTGTCCATCCTCAACATCGGCCAGGCCGCCATCATCTCGGTGGGCCTCACCCTGGTCATGTGGATGGCTGCCACCGGCATCGCCGAGGGCCGCTACACGCTGGGCGATTTCGTGCTGGTCAACACCTACCTGCTGCAGCTGTACCAGCCGCTGAGCTTCTTCGGCTTCGTCTACCGCGAGATCAAGCAAGCCATCATCGACATGGAGCGCATGTTCGAACTGCTGGGACAGGACCGCGAAGTGGCCGACCGGCCCGATGCGCAGCCCCTGCGCGTGGCGGGCGGCGCAGTGGAGTTCCGCGACGTGCATTTCGGCTACGACGCGCGCCGCCCCATCCTGAAGGGCGTCAGCTTCACCATCCCCGCGGGCAGGACCGTGGCCGTCGTCGGCACCTCCGGCGCCGGCAAATCGACCATCGCGCGCCTGCTGTTCCGCTTCTACGACGCCGACGGCGGCGCGATCCTCATCGACGGCCAGGACGTGCGCAGCGTGACCCAGGCCAGCCTGCGCGCCGCGATCGGCGTCGTGCCGCAGGACACCGTGCTGTTCAACGACACCATCCTCTACAACATCGGTTACGGCCGCCCCGGCGCCAGCGAGGAAGAGATCCAGGCGGCGGCGCGCCTGGCCCACATCCACGACCTGATCATGGCCATGCCGGACGGCTACCAGACCATGGTGGGCGAACGCGGGCTGAAGCTGTCCGGCGGCGAAAAGCAGCGCGTGGCGATCGCCCGGACCATCCTGAAGAACCCGCCCATCTTCCTGTTCGACGAAGCCACCAGCGCGCTCGACACCCACACCGAACGCGAAATCCAGGCCAATCTGCGCGAAGTCAGCCAGGGCCGCAGCACGCTGATCATCGCCCACCGCCTGTCCACCGTGGCGGATGCGGACGAGATCATCGTGCTGGCCGAGGGCCGCATCGTCGAACGCGGCCGCCATGCGCAGCTGCTGGCGCAGGACGGCATCTACGCCGGCATGTGGGCCCGCCAGCAGCAAAGCGCCCTGACCGGCGCGCCGGATTGA
- a CDS encoding Rieske (2Fe-2S) protein, translating into MQDSAPVPAVRVCASSDLANGGLGVKLPVSDAAGRTTAFFVRYQDRVHGYLNRCAHVGVELDWEGSFFTRAGDLIMCARHGATYQPDTGLCVGGPCKNGRLTALAVEERDGAVYWQPAGKIRPWEDAAA; encoded by the coding sequence ATGCAGGATTCAGCCCCCGTCCCCGCCGTCCGCGTCTGCGCTTCCTCCGACCTCGCCAACGGCGGCCTGGGCGTGAAGCTCCCCGTGTCGGATGCCGCCGGCCGCACCACGGCCTTCTTCGTGCGCTATCAGGACCGCGTGCACGGCTATCTGAACCGCTGCGCGCACGTCGGCGTGGAACTGGATTGGGAAGGCAGCTTCTTCACCCGCGCCGGCGACCTGATCATGTGCGCGCGGCACGGCGCCACTTACCAGCCGGACACGGGGCTATGCGTGGGCGGCCCCTGTAAGAACGGCCGCCTGACCGCGCTGGCCGTCGAGGAACGCGATGGCGCGGTCTACTGGCAGCCGGCCGGCAAGATCCGTCCTTGGGAAGACGCGGCCGCCTAG
- a CDS encoding bile acid:sodium symporter family protein, which produces MRRFLPDQFTLILIATVVFASFFPAVGKGAAFMTVASNIAISLLFFLHGARLSTDAIVAGVKDVRLHALILACTFLLFPALGLGLRALFPNLLTPSLWLGVLFVCTLSSTVQSSIAFTSMARGNVPGAICAATASNLLGTVLTPLLVAVLLHRQGGGHGLADAGRILLQLLLPFAVGSLLRPWIGAWAQRNNRTLSKVDRSSILLAVYTAFSEAVAQGIWHAFPPIDLASMVLVNALLLGTVLLITTWGSRKLGLSKENEITLVFCGSKKSLASGIPLATVLFGTSQMGVVVLPLMIFHQMQLMVCAVLARRYAERQAPAEAAAARA; this is translated from the coding sequence ATGCGCCGCTTCCTGCCCGACCAATTCACGCTCATCCTGATCGCCACGGTGGTCTTCGCCAGCTTTTTCCCGGCCGTGGGCAAGGGCGCGGCGTTCATGACCGTGGCCAGCAACATCGCCATTTCGCTGCTGTTCTTCCTGCACGGCGCCCGGCTGTCCACCGATGCCATCGTGGCCGGCGTGAAGGACGTGCGCCTGCACGCGCTGATCCTGGCTTGCACCTTCCTGCTGTTTCCCGCGCTGGGGCTGGGTTTGCGGGCGCTGTTTCCCAACCTGTTGACGCCGTCGCTGTGGCTGGGCGTGCTGTTCGTCTGCACCCTGTCGTCCACCGTGCAGTCGTCGATCGCCTTCACCTCCATGGCGCGCGGCAATGTGCCGGGCGCGATCTGCGCGGCCACCGCGTCGAACCTGCTGGGCACGGTGCTGACGCCGCTGCTGGTGGCGGTGCTGCTGCACCGCCAGGGCGGGGGCCACGGGCTGGCCGACGCCGGCCGCATCCTGCTGCAGCTGCTGCTGCCGTTTGCGGTGGGCAGCCTGCTGCGGCCCTGGATCGGCGCCTGGGCCCAGCGCAACAACCGCACGCTGTCGAAAGTGGACCGCAGTTCGATCCTGCTGGCTGTCTACACCGCGTTCAGCGAGGCGGTGGCGCAGGGCATCTGGCACGCGTTCCCGCCCATCGACCTGGCCTCCATGGTGCTGGTGAACGCCTTGTTGCTGGGAACGGTGCTGCTGATCACGACCTGGGGCAGTCGCAAGCTGGGGCTGTCCAAGGAAAACGAGATCACGCTGGTGTTCTGCGGCTCGAAGAAGTCGCTGGCCTCGGGCATTCCGCTGGCCACGGTGCTGTTCGGCACCTCGCAGATGGGCGTGGTGGTGCTGCCGCTGATGATCTTCCACCAGATGCAGCTGATGGTCTGCGCGGTGCTGGCGCGGCGCTACGCGGAACGGCAGGCGCCGGCGGAAGCGGCGGCGGCGCGGGCGTGA
- a CDS encoding LysR family transcriptional regulator: MLNPLWLKTFAAAAAAPSFTETARRLGLTQPTVSEHIRQLEQALNRRLFQRDTHSLALTSDGRSLLVHAQIILDAHERAERLFDAPRLRGRVRLGTSDDLAMGPLPDVLAAFRLAHPEVELDLTIGVTSELYKLLDDNGLDVMIGKRRKGDRRGQTLHKEALLWQAKEGLRVAPGEPLPLILLREPSVTRSLTLDALARAGRSWQIVCTSTSYAGCQAAARAGLGITVQPSHLSTLGLAAPAGAAQLPALPQVEFIVISAPAPNKPTRALTEILMRSTLT, encoded by the coding sequence ATGCTCAATCCTCTGTGGCTCAAGACCTTCGCCGCTGCCGCCGCCGCGCCCAGCTTCACCGAAACCGCCCGGCGGCTGGGGCTGACCCAGCCCACGGTCAGCGAGCACATCCGTCAGCTGGAACAGGCCTTGAACCGGCGCCTGTTCCAGCGCGACACGCACTCGCTCGCGCTCACCAGCGACGGCCGCAGCCTGCTGGTGCATGCGCAGATCATCCTTGACGCGCACGAGCGTGCCGAGCGCCTGTTCGACGCGCCCCGCCTGCGCGGGCGCGTGCGCCTGGGCACCTCGGACGACCTGGCGATGGGCCCGCTGCCCGACGTGCTGGCCGCCTTCCGGCTGGCCCACCCCGAGGTGGAACTGGACCTGACCATCGGCGTCACCAGCGAGCTCTACAAGCTGCTGGACGACAATGGCCTGGACGTCATGATAGGCAAGCGCCGCAAGGGCGACCGGCGCGGCCAGACCCTGCACAAGGAAGCCTTGCTGTGGCAGGCCAAGGAAGGCCTGCGCGTGGCGCCCGGCGAGCCGCTGCCCCTGATCCTGCTGCGCGAACCCAGCGTGACCCGCAGCCTGACGCTGGACGCCCTGGCCCGCGCCGGCCGCAGCTGGCAGATCGTGTGCACCAGCACCAGCTACGCCGGCTGCCAGGCGGCCGCCCGCGCCGGCCTGGGCATCACGGTGCAGCCTTCGCACCTGTCCACCCTGGGCCTTGCCGCTCCGGCGGGCGCCGCGCAGCTGCCCGCGCTGCCACAGGTGGAATTCATCGTGATCTCGGCGCCCGCGCCCAACAAGCCCACGCGGGCGCTGACCGAGATCCTGATGCGCAGCACGCTGACCTGA
- a CDS encoding N-formylglutamate amidohydrolase, which translates to MTHADFDAVSVHEPTGPALPLVCDSPHSGERYPDDFGAAATLAQLRQGEDTHVDALWSAAPALGATLIAANFPRVYIDPNRTLQDLDPELLAQPWPEPLDPGEKTRLGKGLIWRRMDKSTPIYDRKLTLAEVRHRIQAYYEPYHAALSQAIQQVRQRFGAVWHLNLHSMPNDAYERLGRQSEHPLADFVLGDRDGTTCEPEFIALIETALRDKGYTVARNDPYKGVQLIAQIGQPALNRHSLQVEIRRPLYMDEATRERNSGFAPLQADLSDVLAQVAAYVRARQAAPA; encoded by the coding sequence ATGACCCACGCCGACTTCGACGCTGTTTCCGTACACGAGCCCACCGGCCCGGCCTTGCCGCTGGTTTGCGATTCGCCGCATAGCGGCGAGCGCTATCCCGACGATTTCGGCGCCGCGGCCACCCTGGCGCAATTGCGCCAGGGCGAGGACACGCACGTGGACGCGTTGTGGTCGGCGGCGCCGGCCCTGGGCGCGACGCTGATTGCCGCGAACTTTCCGCGCGTCTATATCGATCCGAACCGCACGCTGCAGGACCTGGACCCGGAGCTGCTGGCGCAGCCCTGGCCCGAACCGCTGGACCCGGGCGAGAAGACGCGCCTGGGCAAGGGTCTGATCTGGCGCAGGATGGACAAGTCCACGCCGATCTACGATCGCAAGCTGACGCTGGCCGAAGTGCGCCACCGCATCCAGGCGTACTACGAGCCCTACCATGCTGCGCTGTCCCAGGCGATTCAGCAGGTGCGGCAGCGTTTTGGCGCGGTCTGGCATCTGAACCTGCATTCCATGCCCAACGACGCCTACGAGCGCCTGGGCCGCCAGAGCGAGCATCCGCTGGCGGACTTCGTGCTGGGCGACCGCGACGGCACGACCTGCGAACCCGAGTTCATCGCCCTGATCGAGACCGCCTTGCGCGACAAGGGTTACACCGTGGCGCGCAACGACCCCTACAAGGGCGTGCAGCTGATCGCGCAGATCGGCCAGCCGGCCTTGAACCGCCACAGCCTGCAGGTGGAAATCCGCCGTCCGCTGTACATGGACGAAGCCACGCGCGAGCGCAACTCGGGCTTTGCGCCGCTGCAGGCCGACCTGTCCGACGTGCTGGCCCAGGTGGCGGCCTACGTGCGCGCGCGCCAGGCGGCGCCGGCTTAA